A segment of the bacterium genome:
TCGGCCAGTCGTGTTCTATCCAGCAAGCATTATGGATGCTAACATTGTTGGAAGCACAAAATATTGAAGCGTTTTTTGAAGTAGCGCCAGCCGATATTCGTGTAAGCACACCTTTAAATGGTTACGTCGTAGTCGATCCGCTTTACTTATGTGAAGCCGAGCAAGCCCTTAAGAAATGGAACGCTCTAAAGATACCAAATCACTTTTTTGCCGCTTAATTAATATATTTCTCAGTCATACATGAAAACTCCTTCCTTCTTCATTTCCTTCTCTTTATCCAAAGGGAAGGATTTTTTTATTTCATCATCCCCGTACTTCTTCCGGATTTACACGTTCCTAGCACATTTGGTCCGATTCCTGCATTTACATCTAATTGTGTATGTCAACTGAGCTAAGGAAACGCTTGACAGCATGCATGAATAAAAATATAGATGAGAGGTATTTACATGAAATTCTCTAAATACTGTTTGTTAATAGGTCTGACTCTATGTATGTTCAGCGGAGCATTCGCAATAACCACTACTTATAGCTATAACTTTGTGCCAACCCCGAACGATCTAAGTGACTTGGATCATTACAATTACTTCACATGGGGTATTAATTGGATAGTCCCAAGCAACCAAGTAATCCTTGACGCTGTCCTCACAATCAGTAAAATTGACGATTGGACAAATGAGTCTAATGATCATCTCTATATACATCTGCTTGATAATGCGCCAGTAGGGTCTAAAGCTACTTGGGATAATCAGGGCGGTGGGGACAACTTTGCCGGCGCAGGTCCTTTAATAGCCAACTATGAAGATCCAGGACCAGGCACTGCAAATTTATCATACCGATTTAGCGATCTTGGACTTGTTAATACTCTAAAAAGTTATCTATCAAACAATAATTTCGGGATCGGGTTCGACCCTGATTGCCACTACTACAATTGTGGTGTCAAGCTTAATATTACGACACAGAACAGCACACCACCTGTACCGGAACCTGCATCACTATCAATCTTAGGTATGTTCCTAACCGGATCCTTCCTAAGTATTCGACATAAACGCCGAGGGTAAGCGGTAAAACAAAAGGCCAGGAACACTATAGTTCCTGGCCTTTTCTAATATATGCCTTATTTACCCTCGCCTGTTAAGCTAATCTGGATATGGCGACGGTCAAAAACTTGACCACCTGGATCATTCCAATAGCCTGAGTTGCTCAGATAAAGTATGGCTTTGACTGAACCTGGGCTTGTCGGTTTAAATCTAACAACAAAGAAATGACTCTGCTGAGGATTCAAACGCTTCAGGAATGTCGGATGGGTCGGATCGCTCTCAACCTCAACGACCGAGAAGGAAGGATCACCCTCGACTTTAAGCAGGTTCGTTCGCAAATAGGATGGATCACCGGTTTTGGGCCAATCATTTCGAACCACAAACCGGAGTTCAACTCCTGAGCCGCCAACAGCACTCTGGCCAAAATTCACATCACCCTTATCACTTAATGGCTTACCGATTACAGTTGGAATTGGCTTTTTATTTTTCCCGAGAACCTTCCCAGTCTTTTTGTCATATGAAAGTTGATCAGGAGCGACAAACATGACAATACGTCCACCTGGATCAAGAAGCTGTGTACCCGCCCATGGATCTTGCCTTGGAATCAGCTTCCAAATACCGATTACAGCCACAATTAGGATTAGAGCAACCAGCCACCACGGAGGCGCAGGGGAGACATAGGCTTTGGATTCAGCCACTGCAGGCTTGTACATCTGCGAATCAGGAGTTGCTTCGACCTTGAAATCCACCCCGGATGTGAGTCCAAACCAGGGGCGTCTCTTTGGACGAGCTGTCAGCGAAACATCTTCTGAACTGTTCTTGTACAACCTAAAGGTTTGGCGGTCAAAGTAGTACTTGCAGCCGCCCTTTGGGTTATCCGTAAATTGGTCTCTAGCCGTCATGCCAACGGTAACATCAAAAGGCAATGTGTTGAGAACAGTGACCTTATAGGTGCTTTCTTTGCCACTACGACGCAAGGGTATCACATTACAACTCGGCCCTGGAGCGCCGCGTACAGTTAAACGCACCGTATGGCGCACAGCATCTCCGCCTGTCAACGGAGTAATGACAACTTGACAACTATAGACATTATCGCCGGGCGGAACATCCATCGGTGGCTGGAATATAACTTCAAGTTGGCCCTTTCCGCCCCCGTCGACCCATACATCCCCCACCGGGATGCTATACCATTTCTTATCGATCGGCCCATCGATGCTGAGCTGATAAGAACTACCCACCGAACTAGAGATTGTAATAGTTGCCGCACCTGTTGCGCCGG
Coding sequences within it:
- a CDS encoding PEP-CTERM sorting domain-containing protein codes for the protein MKFSKYCLLIGLTLCMFSGAFAITTTYSYNFVPTPNDLSDLDHYNYFTWGINWIVPSNQVILDAVLTISKIDDWTNESNDHLYIHLLDNAPVGSKATWDNQGGGDNFAGAGPLIANYEDPGPGTANLSYRFSDLGLVNTLKSYLSNNNFGIGFDPDCHYYNCGVKLNITTQNSTPPVPEPASLSILGMFLTGSFLSIRHKRRG